Below is a window of Lacibacter sp. H407 DNA.
CGTCACACGCAATCCAAAAGACCCACGCACTCGTGGGAACTACAACTACTCTGCACTATATTTAAGGCGAAACTAAAACTACTTTATGAAGGAACATGCAAAGTTCGGCTTAGGCGCATCGTTGCTGAGGACTAAAAAACTTATTGATTTAGATTTCTTGCAAAAAAGGGAAAATATCAAATCCCCTTTCTATACATCCGTTTTTATCGAGGTTCTTGTTAATCTCAACCACATACTTCAATTCTGCCGACATGAAGAAAACGGATTTGAATTGAGTGGCTTTTTTAATGAAGATATTCCAGTTTTTACTACTAAGAAAGATAAGAACTCATACAACGATGCTGTAAGTCTAATAAGATTCATGAGAAACGTAGCATGTCATACAGATTCGGATTACAGAATCACAAAAAACGACAAACTATTTTCATTCGTTTTCGTTACAAAAGGAAATGAAAGCGCCCCGATTGAATTGCAGCATTGTAAATATGATGATGATATAGCGGCTGTTTTTGGCGACCACTTTATTTACATCAATCGGCATATTGTAAAATCCTATGAAAGAGTTTACGAGATAATATTATCAGATAAGAGATTTGGCCTTTACAAGAAACTGGCGGAGGTCGCCTTTAATGCCAAGAAATAACTCTTTATTGTAATAGGTTTGAAAATCATCAAACAGTTGCCTAACAAATTCATTCTCTAATTTGTCAAGTTCAGAAACTCCGTTAGAGGCATCGTTCGATGCCTCGTTCTTAATATCAGTATTATTTAGATTTTCATCCACCCCAAAGTTTTGAGGCCTAGAAATACACAAGGGCTACGCCCTATTTCCCTAACGTCTTTTGTCTTACGTGTTCGCCATCCGAAACGTCTTTGTTTTATTCAACTTACAAATCCGTTTCCACAAATTCAACCGCTTAGACATAATATTGAGTTATCAGATTGTCGTACCGCTTATTCCAACCCGCCGTGGGAAGTCATAAGCTACATAAAAACAAAAAGTCGCCCACTAAGAGCGACAATCTTATAACAAATTTTTATGTTAAACAGCTGGCCGAGAACTTTCACGAGCACATTTGCTGCTTCTCGATAATGAACAATATAATGCTATCCAGTTCAACCCCGGCCCTGTTCATAGCATCCATTATTTCAGCCCTGTTTACGTTGGCTGCAAAGCTTTTTTCTTTCAATCTTTTTTTCACTCCTTTCAGTTCCATGCCGGCATAACCTTCGGGACGCATCAGACTGTATGCATGGATCAGTCCGCTGAGTTCATCGAAGGCATACAGAATTTGATCCATTCTTGTTACAGGTTCTACTCCAAAATGATTCGGTCCATGGCTGGCAATGGCTCTGATAATTTCCGGATCCGTTTGCCGTGCTTCCAACTCTTCAATGATCTTTTTACAATGCTGCTCGGGCCATTGATCCCAATCGGCGTCATGCAGCAAGCCGG
It encodes the following:
- a CDS encoding HD domain-containing protein, with translation MSLLLNRTIFGDSKNAGNVMSREDAYDLLADWVKNERLQLHMKQVAHLMKCWAAEKEQLPEADQWRWEMAGLLHDADWDQWPEQHCKKIIEELEARQTDPEIIRAIASHGPNHFGVEPVTRMDQILYAFDELSGLIHAYSLMRPEGYAGMELKGVKKRLKEKSFAANVNRAEIMDAMNRAGVELDSIILFIIEKQQMCS